A single window of Gossypium arboreum isolate Shixiya-1 chromosome 13, ASM2569848v2, whole genome shotgun sequence DNA harbors:
- the LOC108461394 gene encoding scopoletin 8-hydroxylase-like, producing MAPSFEDGNSVFEFVVRRGNGVKGLVDSGLSKVPEAYVQPPKERIDKENTVKHGLPPIDLSKLDGFGPDHDEVADQIVKAAETLGFFQVVNHGVPLHLLESLKDTAHYFFSLPPQRKAVYRSDVSPSPLVKYGSSFMPEKEKALEWKDYILMQYTNDDEALQHWPQEIKGVLLEYLRSSIGMVKKLLQVLLGNFGIKPDDPMIDVLIGKKMLSMNFYPACPNPDLTVGVGRHSDMGTLTVLLQDGIGGLYVKMEQDMDYGKKGDWIEIPPTPNALVINVGDMLQILSNGKYKSAEHRVRTTSTSSRVSIPIFTMPKETTKIVPLSQVVKKDGTALYREFVLIDYMKNFFGNAHEGKKSLDFAKINLT from the exons ATGGCTCCGAGTTTCGAGGATGGCAACTCTGTTTTTGAGTTTGTTGTTCGACGAGGAAATGGTGTGAAAGGACTGGTGGATTCAGGGCTTTCCAAGGTGCCAGAGGCTTACGTGCAACCACCAAAAGAGCGAATAGACAAGGAAAATACCGTAAAACATGGCCTGCCACCCATTGATTTGTCGAAGCTGGATGGTTTTGGCCCTGACCACGATGAAGTGGCCGACCAAATTGTTAAAGCTGCTGAGACCCTTGGTTTCTTCCAGGTTGTTAACCATGGTGTCCCCCTTCATCTACTAGAATCCCTTAAAGACACTGCACATTACTTCTTCAGCTTGCCCCCTCAAAGGAAGGCTGTTTATCGTTCAGACGTTAGTCCAAGTCCACTAGTGAAGTACGGGTCCAGCTTTATGCCAGAGAAAGAGAAAGCATTAGAATGGAAAGATTATATCCTCATGCAATACACCAATGATGATGAAGCTCTTCAACACTGGCCTCAAGAAATCAA GGGTGTGTTACTTGAGTACTTGAGGAGTTCAATCGGCATGGTGAAAAAATTGCTTCAAGTTTTATTGGGAAATTTCGGGATTAAACCAGATGATCCAATGATCGATGTACTTATTGGAAAGAAGATGCTTAGTATGAACTTCTATCCAGCATGTCCTAATCCGGATCTTACCGTAGGAGTAGGACGTCACTCTGATATGGGTACTCTTACGGTCTTGTTACAAGATGGAATTGGTGGTTTATATGTCAAAATGGAACAAGATATGGATTATGGAAAGAAAGGAGATTGGATAGAGATCCCTCCTACTCCCAATGCTTTGGTCATTAATGTCGGTGATATGTTACAG ATATTAAGTAATGGAAAGTACAAAAGTGCAGAGCATAGAGTTCGTACCACGAGCACAAGTTCAAGGGTGTCAATTCCAATTTTCACAATGCCAAAAGAAACAACAAAGATTGTACCTTTGTCTCAAGTAGTGAAGAAAGATGGAACTGCTCTTTATAGAGAGTTTGTGCTTATTGATTATATGAAGAATTTTTTTGGAAATGCACACGAGGGCAAAAAATCACTTGATTTTGCAAAGATTAATCTTACTTAA